TTGCCTCAAATATCAAATTTGGGGATGCAAATATCTCGGATGAACAAATGCGAAAAGCAGCTGAAATTGCTCAAGCTGAAGAATTCATCGATTCAAATGAAAAAGGCTACGATCGGGAAATTTCTCAAGGTGGAACGAACGTTTCTGGTGGACAAAAACAACGATTATCCATCGCTCGTGCCTTAGCGAAAAATCCTAAAATCTTGATCTTTGATGACTCATTCTCAGCACTGGATAATAAAACAGATGTGGCGTTGAGAAAAGCCTTATCTGAAAATATCAAAGGTGCGACGCAAATCATCGTTGCTCAAAAAATCTCTACGATTCTTCACGCAGATAATATTATCGTATTGAACGAAGGTCGTGTTGTAGATCATGGAACACATGATGAATTAATGAAATCATCCACTGTCTATCAAGAAATTGCTCAATCACAATTGAGTAATGCTGAATTAGGCATAGAAGAAGCAGAGTAGGGAGGAGCGAAGAATAATGGCAGAACAAACACAAAATCGCCCTCGTGGCGGACGCGGACCTGGGCATGGCGCTCCAGTGGAAAAAGCCAAAGATTTTAAAGGAACACTAAAAAAATTAATCTCCTATATTGGTGCTTATAAAATACCCGTTTTCTTTGTAATGATCTTTGCAATTGCTTCAACCGTATTTAATATTTGGGGTCCAAAAATTTTATCCCAAGCAATCACAGAATTGTTTAATGGTTTAATCAAAAAATATCAAGGAACTGGCGGAATCGATTTTAATAAAATTGGTGGAATCTTACTCTTTATGTTAGGGCTCTACTTAGTGGCATCCGCTTTTGGGATCATTCAAGGTTGGATCATGTCAACGATTTCGCAAAAAATCACATATCGCATGCGTAAAGAAATTTCAGAAAAAATCAATCGTATGCCAATGAATTATTTTGAGAGTCGTACAACGGGTGAAGTCTTATCTCGTATCACCAATGATGTGGATACTCTAGGTCAATCACTAAACCAATCGATCACACAGCTGATTACATCAGTATTCACTATCATTGGTGTTATTGTCATGATGCTATCGATTTCTGTGCAAATGACAGGTATTGCGATTTTGATCGTCCCAATTTCAATGATCTTAATTTTGATCGTTGTGAAAAATTCGCAAAAATACTTTAAAACACAACAAGAATATCTTGGCGTGATCAATGGTAAAGTAGAAGAAACCATCGGTGGTTATAACATCGTACGTCTATTCAACGATGAAGAAAATTCACTTACAGAATTTAAAAAACAAAATGATGTCTTATTCAAATCAGCTTGGAAATCCCAATTTCTTTCAGGTTTGATGCAACCGATCATGAACTTTGTTGGAAATTTAGGGTACGTTGCAGTAGCGATTTTTGGTGGAATATTAGCTTATAATGGCACGATCACGGTCGGAGATATCCAAGCGTTTATCCAATATGTTCGTAACTTAACACAACCTATTGCCCAATTGGCTCAAGTATCAAACTTACTCCAATCAATGGCAGCAGCAGCTGAACGTGTTTTTGAATTTCTTGAAGAAGATGAAGAAGCACAAACAGTACCAAATCCAGTTAAAATCGACAAAGCCAAAGGGATGGTCGATTTTGAACATGTTCGTTTCGGGTATACACCAGACAAAATCATTATCAATGATTTCAGTTCACATGTTGATCCCGGCCAAACAGTGGCAATCGTTGGACCAACTGGTGCAGGTAAAACAACTATGGTTAAATTATTGATGCGTTTTTACGATGTAACATCTGGCGCAATCAAAATCGATGGTCATAATATCAAAGACTTTAATCGTGCAGATTTACGTAAAAATATTGGGATGGTTTTACAAGACACTTGGTTATTTAAAGGAACCATCATGGAAAACTTACGCTATGGTCGTTTAGATGCAACGGATGAAGAAGTCTATGAAGCCGCGAAAGCCGCTCACGTTCATCACTTTATCCAAACGTTGCCTGGTGGTTACAATATGGAATTAAATGAAGAGTCTTCCAACATTTCCCAAGGTCAAAAACAACTTTTAACAATTGCCCGCGCAATCTTAGCTGATAAACCGATTTTGATCCTTGATGAAGCAACATCATCTGTTGATACCAGAACAGAAGGCTTGATTCAAGGTGCTATGAATAATTTAATGGCTGGTCGTACGTCATTTGTTATTGCGCACCGTTTATCAACGATCAAAGATGCGGATAAGATTTTGTATATGCAAGATGGCGATATTAAAGAACAAGGAACACATGAAGAATTACTTGCTCAAGGCGGTTATTATGCGTCACTTT
This sequence is a window from Enterococcus sp. 7F3_DIV0205. Protein-coding genes within it:
- a CDS encoding ABC transporter ATP-binding protein, whose amino-acid sequence is MAEQTQNRPRGGRGPGHGAPVEKAKDFKGTLKKLISYIGAYKIPVFFVMIFAIASTVFNIWGPKILSQAITELFNGLIKKYQGTGGIDFNKIGGILLFMLGLYLVASAFGIIQGWIMSTISQKITYRMRKEISEKINRMPMNYFESRTTGEVLSRITNDVDTLGQSLNQSITQLITSVFTIIGVIVMMLSISVQMTGIAILIVPISMILILIVVKNSQKYFKTQQEYLGVINGKVEETIGGYNIVRLFNDEENSLTEFKKQNDVLFKSAWKSQFLSGLMQPIMNFVGNLGYVAVAIFGGILAYNGTITVGDIQAFIQYVRNLTQPIAQLAQVSNLLQSMAAAAERVFEFLEEDEEAQTVPNPVKIDKAKGMVDFEHVRFGYTPDKIIINDFSSHVDPGQTVAIVGPTGAGKTTMVKLLMRFYDVTSGAIKIDGHNIKDFNRADLRKNIGMVLQDTWLFKGTIMENLRYGRLDATDEEVYEAAKAAHVHHFIQTLPGGYNMELNEESSNISQGQKQLLTIARAILADKPILILDEATSSVDTRTEGLIQGAMNNLMAGRTSFVIAHRLSTIKDADKILYMQDGDIKEQGTHEELLAQGGYYASLYNSQFEELDE